In Phacochoerus africanus isolate WHEZ1 chromosome 2, ROS_Pafr_v1, whole genome shotgun sequence, one DNA window encodes the following:
- the GPR135 gene encoding G-protein coupled receptor 135: MEEPSPPPVRPLVTTALSGSPRPAALSVAGRPGGTSSAATAAALLSFSTAAAAALGNQSVGGGGDSTGSWAGGGLGGRGAAGTVGRLPLDTEAAPPLSQGAAMAAQALVLLLIFLLSSLGNCAVMGVIVKHRQLRTVTNAFILSLSLSDLLTALLCLPAAFLDLFTPPGGPAPADAASRPWHGFCTASRFFSSCFGIVSTLSVALISLDRYCAIVRPPRDKIGRRRALQLLAGAWLAALGFSLPWELFLGPLEPPAAQSFHGCLYRASPDPAQLGAAYSVGLVVACYLLPFLLMCFCHYHICRTVRLWDVRVRPLTTYARVLRFFSDVRTATTVLIMIVFVIGCWGPYCFLVLLAAARQAQATQAPSFLNVVAVWLTWANGAINPVIYAVRNPNISMLLGRSREEGYRTRNVDTFLPNHGRALQARSRNRFRNRYTSRLGVCSWMSSSNPPSGAGGDVAMWACKNPVVLFCQEGPPEPARAAAKQPKSEARDTSL; the protein is encoded by the coding sequence ATGGAGGAGCCGTCGCCGCCGCCGGTCCGCCCGCTAGTGACCACGGCCTTGTCGGGCAGCCCACGCCCCGCCGCCCTCTCCGTGGCCGGCAGGCCTGGAGGGACTTCCTCCGCGGCGACGGCGGCGGCCTTGCTCTCCTTCAGCACTGCGGCGGCCGCGGCGCTGGGGAACCAGAGCGTCGGGGGCGGGGGCGACAGTACTGGCTCCTGGGCAGGCGGCGGCCTCGGCGGGCGCGGGGCGGCGGGGACGGTGGGGAGGCTGCCGCTGGACACCGAGGCGGCGCCGCCGCTGTCGCAGGGGGCGGCGATGGCGGCCCAGGCGCTCGTCCTCCTGCTCATCTTCCTGCTGTCTAGCCTGGGCAACTGCGCGGTGATGGGGGTGATCGTGAAGCACCGGCAGCTCCGCACTGTCACCAACGCCTTcatcctgtccctgtccctgtcgGATCTACTAACAGCGCTGCTCTGCCTGCCTGCCGCCTTCCTGGACCTTTTCACGCCGCCCGGGGGCCCGGCGCCCGCTGATGCCGCCTCCCGGCCCTGGCACGGCTTCTGCACAGCCAGCCGCTTTTTCAGCTCGTGTTTCGGCATCGTGTCCACGCTAAGCGTTGCCCTCATCTCGCTGGACCGCTACTGCGCCATCGTGCGGCCACCGCGAGACAAGATCGGGCGCCGCCgcgcgctgcagctgctggcgggCGCCTGGCTGGCGGCCCTGGGCttctccctgccctgggagctttTCCTCGGGCCTCTAGAGCCCCCGGCCGCGCAGAGCTTCCATGGCTGCCTGTACCGGGCGTCCCCGGACCCCGCGCAGCTGGGCGCGGCCTACAGCGTGGGGCTGGTGGTGGCCTGCTACCTGTTGCCCTTCCTGCTCATGTGCTTCTGCCACTACCACATCTGCAGGACCGTGCGCCTGTGGGATGTGCGCGTGCGGCCGCTGACCACCTACGCCCGCGTGTTGCGCTTCTTCAGCGACGTGCGCACGGCCACCACCGTGCTCATCATGATTGTCTTCGTCATCGGTTGCTGGGGGCCCTACTGCTTCCTGGTGCTGCTGGCCGCCGCCCGGCAGGCCCAGGCCACGCAGGCTCCCTCGTTCCTCAACGTGGTGGCCGTCTGGCTGACCTGGGCCAATGGGGCCATTAACCCAGTCATCTATGCCGTTCGCAACCCTAACATTTCGATGCTCCTGGGGCGCAGTCGTGAAGAGGGCTACCGGACTAGGAACGTGGACACTTTCCTGCCCAACCATGGCCgggctctgcaggccagaagccGCAATCGTTTTCGAAACCGTTATACCAGCCGCCTGGGGGTCTGCAGCTGGATGTCTTCTTCCAACCCGCCGAGCGGCGCGGGAGGGGACGTGGCCATGTGGGCTTGCAAAAATCCAGTCGTACTTTTCTGCCAGGAGGGGCCGCCAGAGCCTGCAAGAGCCGCGGCCAAACAGCCTAAATCCGAAGCCAGGGATACCAGCCTCTAA
- the L3HYPDH gene encoding trans-3-hydroxy-L-proline dehydratase yields the protein MASRLPMAQLPPHDPGTPALSVVDMHTGGEPLRIVLAGCPEVAGPTLLAKRRYMRQHLDYVRRRLMFEPRGHRDMYGAVLVPSELPEAHLGVLFLHNEGYSSMCGHAVLALGRFALDYGLVPAPPTGASEAHVNIHCPCGLVTAFVECEGGRSRGPVRFHSVPAFALATDLLVDVPGHGKVVVDVAYGGAFYAFVSAEKLGLDVCSSKTRDLVDAASAVTEAVKAQFKINHPDSEDLAFLYGTILTDGKDTYSEEPTTNICVFADEQVDRSPTGSGVTARIALQYHKGLLKLNQTRAFKSSATSSIFTGKAVRETKCGDFKAVIVEVSGQAHYTGTASFIVEDDDPLRDGFLLK from the exons ATGGCAAGCAGGCTGCCGATGGCTCAGCTGCCTCCGCACGACCCGGGGACCCCGGCGCTGTCCGTGGTGGACATGCACACGGGCGGCGAACCCCTGCGAATCGTGCTGGCGGGGTGTCCGGAGGTGGCTGGACCCACACTGCTGGCCAAGCGGCGCTACATGCGCCAGCACCTTGACTACGTGCGGCGGCGGCTTATGTTTGAACCCCGGGGGCACAGGGACATGTACGGAGCTGTGCTGGTGCCCAGCGAGCTGCCGGAAGCGCACCTAGGCGTCCTGTTTCTGCACAACGAGGGCTACAGCTCCATGTGTGGCCACGCAGTGCTGGCGCTGGGCCGCTTCGCGCTCGACTATGGCCTCGTGCCGGCGCCCCCGACCGGCGCCAGCGAGGCCCACGTCAACATCCACTGCCCGTGCGGGCTGGTGACCGCCTTCGTGGAGTGCGAGGGCGGCCGCAGTCGCGGCCCGGTGCGCTTCCACAGCGTCCCAGCCTTTGCGCTGGCCACAG ATCTCCTAGTGGATGTTCCTGGTCATGGAAAGGTAGTGGTGGATGTTGCATATGGTGGCGCATTTTATGCATTTGTTAGTGCTGAAAAGTTAGGACTCGATGTATGTTCCTCAAAGACAAGGGACCTTGTGGATGCAGCAAGTGCAGTGACAGAAGCCGTGAAAGCCCAG tttaaaattaATCATCCTGACAGTGAAGACCTTGCCTTTCTATATGGAACTATATTAACAGATGGAAAAGACACTTATAGTGAGGAACCAACCACAAACATCTGTGTGTTTGCAGATGAACAG GTTGACAGAAGTCCTACCGGCTCAGGAGTGACAGCCCGAATTGCTTTACAGTATCACAAGGGGCTGCTAAAACTGAACCAGACCAGAGCCTTTAAAAGCAGTGCAACCAGCTCCATATTCACAGGGAAGGCTGTGAGG GAAACAAAATGTGGTGATTTTAAAGCTGTCATAGTGGAAGTCTCTGGACAAGCCCATTACACAGGTACAGCGAGCTTTATAGTAGAAGATGATGACCCACTGAGGGATGGGTTTCTTCTCAAGTGA